A DNA window from Vigna unguiculata cultivar IT97K-499-35 chromosome 10, ASM411807v1, whole genome shotgun sequence contains the following coding sequences:
- the LOC114165151 gene encoding uncharacterized protein LOC114165151: MTPDDIESPNHALLRSVTFSEVKRVITIARGGFSEQSTLKDVPTLNASFSNDFDLTSIPRIFYCLGSKSVVKYPKCSIRRQSTFADAEVYSDLSVDYLKMFLLNGPATVIPESYSFILTWFAAIPFILWLAQSITRAIVKDFLILKGYMFIWLECIGLPALCSFLLGFFSTILKDVVVGHEDISMVFALASTWAMFLAFGSLACVGPISYTVGMAYQNAFDSGVSLGSQIPGVGFLALLNNFIFLGLGVIIGYPIASASVKVLQGLWRSDLVALKGVCPNCGEEVFAFVRMDRNIESPHRANCHVCECVLEFRIEVAN, translated from the exons ATGACCCCAGATGACATAGAATCCCCCAACCATGCATTGCTTCGATCTGTTACTTTTTCTGAGGTTAAAC GTGTGATCACAATTGCTAGAGGAGGGTTCTCAGAACAGTCGACCTTAAAGGATGTCCCTACACTTAATGCATCATTCTCAAATGATTTTGACTTGACCTCAATTCCGAGGAT TTTCTATTGTCTTGGTTCGAAGTCTGTTGTCAAGTATCCTAAATGCAGTATCAGGAGGCAATCCACATTTGCTGATGCAGag GTCTACAGTGACCTGTCTGTTGACTACTTGAAGATGTTCCTGCTGAACGGCCCAGCTACTGTG ATTCCAGAGTCATATAGCTTTATTCTAACTTGGTTTGCAGCCATTCCCTTTATTTTGTGGCTGGCTCAATCAATTACAAGGGCAATTGTAAAAGACTTTTTGATTTTAAAGGGCTATATGTTTATCTGGCTAGAATGTATAGGGCTCCCTGCCTTGTGTTCCTTTCTTCTTGGTTTCTTCTCTACAATATTGAAAGATGTGGTCGTAGGGCATGAAGATATTTCTATGGTTTTTGCTTTAGCAAGCACATGGGCCATGTTCCTTGCATTTGGCAGTTTAGCCTGTGTTGGGCCCATATCATACACTGTTGGCATGGCTTATCAAAATGCATTCGATTCAGGCGTATCACTTGGTAGCCAAATACCTGGAGTAGGGTTTCTGGCCTTGCTGAACAACTTTATTTTCCTTGGGCTGGGTGTTATCATCGGCTACCCTATTGCTTCTGCTTCAG TTAAGGTACTTCAAGGCCTGTGGAGGAGTGATTTGGTGGCACTAAAAGGTGTGTGTCCAAATTGCGGCGAAGAG GTATTTGCATTTGTGAGAATGGACAGGAATATTGAGTCACCTCATAGAGCAAATTGTCATGTGTGTGAATGCGTATTAGAATTTCGCATAGAGGTAGCAAATTag